Below is a window of Verrucomicrobiia bacterium DNA.
TAGGTGAAGGGCATGGTCACATCATATCAAATAAACTACCCGTTCTTACGCACGGGGACCCTAGCTTAATGACTGAATCTCGAGGGCAATATTTTGATGGGCAGATTCTTCGTAAATTTCTTTGAATAGAGTGGTTCTGAAGAGACTGCTTTGGCCAACGCGACTTGCTAGGCCTTGGAGTACCCCGACCCTGGCTTCTCTGTAAGCATCGTCGGGAACGTGTGCGTATTCCAATTTTATATCCTTGGAATACTGTTGGTAGCGTTCTGGGGTAGCACCTAGGATTGCCAAGTCGGCATCGAGAAAGAAATCAAAGTCATCGTCCCCTGCATTTGCGGGTTTGTGACTTGCGGTAGCACGAGTGTATTTGGCGACCTGACGTGTTTCATGCGCGGAAAGTATACGTGGTAGCTCGCTCTCCGCTAGACGCGCACTGAGTTCTTCGTTTCTGGATGCGACTGCCGTGGGGTCATAAACTGCGTCATGATAGAGCATTGCCCATCCAATAGTCCTCGGGTTTCGGACATGTTCGATGTGTTGAGTGAGTGACGCAAATAATTCTGCTATATGTTGAGCGGTGTGATAGTGGCGCCAAGGCTCTGAATAGCGACTGTCTAAACCAATCAGTAATTCTTTGGTAGGTGTTTCTGGCAAGCCAGTGGCTGCTACAGCTGCAATACTTTCAAAGGCGACTTGTGTCATATTCTTAGTATCCATTCTTGCCCACGCTCGCGGGACAAGCAAGCAAAAAATAAGTAGGTTCGATACAAAAGTACCAGTGAAAGCGCCCCGCCCTAGGCGGGGTGTTTTCATTGGTACACCCGATAGGATTTGAACCTACGACCTTTGGTACCGGAAACCAACGCTCTATCCAGCTGAGCTACGGGTGCGAATGAGAAGCATATACTATGTGCTTGTATATATTATATCTTCGAATGAGCATTTGCCATGCAACGCATGACGGGTGCTTACCGGGGTTAGTATACGGGTTTGTGGGGATAAGAAAAGCTTTGGCCAAAGGGCAACAGAGTCGTTACTATGGTACGTAGTATGTCTAACGAGGAGCGTGCGCCAGAAGGGTATGGGCTACAGAAGTGTGGCAACCTTGGTGTTGCTACTTTTATGCCCGAGGAGTGGCACTATTGGCACCAAGATCTATCCGTTTTGATTGGCCACGAACGCATAGCAGTTGGGTCTGTAGATGACTTCCTAGCAGGAGTGCCGCTTAACGAGGGGTATATAACCGGCCTGTCGGTTGCTGGTTGCATGGGCGAACCCGGCATGCTTCAAGAAATTGCAGAGCGTCATATCGAGAATCCGGTAGAAGCCCTTGTGCCTGCTAGTGGCATCCAATCCTTAGAGAGCGGGCCGCTTGTGACGCGCAATCGCACTTTTGAGCACAAAGGGGGCTCGATTATGGGGGTGCAGAAGGACGCTATGACTTTCTACTGTGCAAGTATCATTCAGCGCGGAACGGATAAGCTGTACACTGCAACCTTTGAAACGCTCACAGAGTACTGGGACACATTTCGAGAGGTTGGCAAGATCATGGTAGAAGGTTTCAGGGTGTCGGACCTGTAGTTACAAACAGGGGTGACATCTGATATACTGTACAGCTATACGCCCGCGTAGCTCAGCTGGATAGAGCGACTGTCTTCGGAACAGTAGGTCGGCGGTTCGAATCCGTCCGCGGGTACCATTTCGCTTACGCTTAAAAAGGACTTCTTGGGAGGTCTTTTTTAACGGAATGCGCTATCAACTTCAAGCTTTTTGATAAGCTCGTTTAGCTGTGGCTCAATGTCCAGTTCTAGCCCCTCCTCCGTATGTATATGCACCCTACGGAGTTTCCTGAGCTTTAATAGTGTCTAAATATTTATTAGTGAGTTGTGCGTCAGACGACATGCATACATACTACCCCATCAATAATAATAGCTCTAACCCGTGCCAAAGCGCTGTACCAATCTAAAATTTTTGTTTTTGGTGGGCAAGGTCGAGTCCCTCCCGGGGCTCCAAGCACAAGCTTGACCCATGTTAAGAATGTATATATAATGTAATTACTATGAAAGCTTCAATCATTAAAATTGGCAATTCAAAAGGTATCCGCATTCCGAAGAAGCTGCTTGAAGAAACCAGGCTGTATAACGAGGCAGACATTGTGGTTGAGAAGGGCGCGCTCGTGATCCGTCCGATCAAAGCCGGAAATATTGATGAAGGTGTCATGCTTAGCTACACCGCACTCGCCAAAGAATGGGATACACCCGAAGAGGACAAAGCGTGGGCCAGCTTGCAATAGGCACTGTGGTGCTTATTAACTTTCCGTTTGCTGACCTAAGGGGTTATAAGAAGCGTCCTGCTATGGTAGTGGCACGCAGCTCTCTAAATACAGTTATTTTGTGTCAAATTACCAGTCGACGCCTTCCTGACGTTCCTTCCATAGAGCTGACCAAGGCTGACTTTGAGAGCGGGGGCCTACCAATTACCAGCTATATCCGTCCGGATAAGCTTTTTACAGTAGACAGCAGCACGGCTGAGAAAAAGCTGTTGGGTATGATGAGTGCAGGACGCGTGGAAGAAGTAAAAACAACTGCTAGAAAACTATTTGAGTAAAAAGCGTAACTGCCTGCGTGCTACTGCGACTACTCTTGGCGTCGGAGCTCATCAACCAGGCAGAACAAACAGGGTAAGCGGTGTTCCACCTTTTATCCAGTGAGCGTACCAGTTCAGATACATTTAAAAGGGCTGCTAAGGGAGTCTTTTCTTTTGTTATGATAGGGTTTATGGATCGTCATACCCGACACGTCGGCACAAATATCTTATTGGTACGAGATGGAAAAGTGCTGTTGCCTCGTCGAGCAAATACTGGTTGGGCCGACGGCATGCTTGGTATCCCTGGTGGTCACCTAGAAGAAGGTGAAACGGCAAGACAGGCTGCTGTACGCGAAATAGAAGAAGAGTTGGGCTTGAGGGTTGATGAAAATCGTCTACGCTTTTTTGCCACTGCAATTGTACGCACGAATCGTGAATACATATATACTGAATTTTATATAGAGCTTGAGGTTGGAGAAAATCCGGTCAATCAAGAGCCCGGAAAATGCTCGGAGCTGGTGTGGTGTGACCCCAAAAACTTACCAGACGACGTGCAAGATATCTTCAAGACTATCATCAAGCGAGGCTACATTGAGAAGCGGCATTATTTAGAAATCGGCTACTAAGCAGAGCCCCTAGCCCGTGCCGAGGTTTGCGGTTGGTTCTTAATAAGCATTTGCTCTGTTGTCGAAAGAATAGTACAGTAACCTTTTCATGGAACGTTCCCCTCTATTTGTCCCAGTCATGCTTAAACTGCCCGATGGGCAGTTTGTTTTTGAGCGTCGTACCGCTGACGCTCCCTATGAACCAGACAAACTGGGTATGTTCGGTGGGGGTCTAGAGCTGGGTGAAACGGTCGAGGAATGCCTGAGGCGAGAACTGTTTGACGAAGAAACTTCTCTAACACCGGGTGATGTGACTGACCTCCGGCACATTAAAGACTACGAAATCCCAGCCGGTGAGTACCCCGTAGATAGATATTTTTCTTTATACGAAGGTGTGGTGCCTAACTTAGACTTCGAAGTTCATGAGGGGCGAGGCGTGGAGGCCTATCATCTCGCCGAGTTGCCCCATCGCTTAGATCTCATGGCTACCTCTGTGTATTTATTGCGCACAGTACTGCAACTATATTGATAGTAGGGCGCGGGCATGCACACCCAGCCACCACAGGAAGCAACATAATCAAAAGTAATTTTGAATTTATTTAGTGTTTATGAAACAATAAGTAAATATGAGTGAGTATGAATTAGAACGACCTATGGTGGGCTTGGGGCTACTGGTGGTCCGTGACGACATGATCTTGCTGGGCGAGCGCCAAGGTTCGCATGGCGAAGGTGAATGGGCTGGCCCCGGTGGACACATGGAGCAGGGCGAAAGCTTTGAAGATGTGGTACGTGAATTCCGCGAGGAAGCGGGCGACCATATGGTGGTCAAGGACATTGGCTTTCTTTGCGTGACCAATGTTTTGCGCTATATGCCCGAAAAGCATTATGTCGATATTGGTATGGTGGCCACCTGGGTGTCTGGCGAGCCGGTAGTTATGGAGCCGGACAAACTTAAGAGGTGGGGATGGCACCACATGGATAACCTGCCTACCCCCCTGATGGATGGTATGGAGAACTACATTGTGGCCTACCGGACTGGCCAGACGTACTTTTCTGCCGTCATGGATGGTGACGCGTAGTACTGATTTGTAGTATAAATATATCTAATGAATGAACAGCTTGCACAAGCGGCGAATTATATACAGCACAATTTGCAGCAAGGGGTCCCAGAAGCCACTCTTCGTCAGGTGCTCAGAGAGCAGGGGTGGGACGAAGCACTTATAGAGCAAGCCTTTGCGGCGGCTCAAGCCCCGGTGCTGCCCGCCATGCATCAGCAACAGGCTCCAGTTCCGGGCGCGCCTGCGGGGCTAAATCATCACGTTAGAAGTGGTGTCTTGTGGATTTTGTCGCCGTTTATTGTGTTGGTCGGAGCGGTTATTGTCAATTTTGCAATACGGGTGGCGGGAGTAGATTCGTCACCCATACTCAATATTTTAACCCTTTTGGCCGGAATGGTCGGCATGGTGTTGCTCTTTGTGGGTCCGGTTATCGGGATTGTAAAACTGTCCCGCCCTAAGTAGAGCAGACATCTCTGAGGCGGCTGAACAGGCTGCTGTTTTCGAAGCTTTTCGAAGACACTAGTCTGCGGGCTTTTTCTCTGGTGTTGTTGGTTTTCCCGTGAGGGAAATCCAATCAGAGAGGGCGCCCGAGACCCTATGTATTCCTGTGAGTTGTGGCGGCCGTTAGGCTGCCGGTGCGGGTGTGGTGACAGGGCGGTTGCACTGGCTGAACGCTTTCTGGACGTAGAGATCCTCGATTCCATTGGTGACGTCCACGTCATCGATTACATTGCCTAGGCCGCCGGTCAGGTCGGTTGCTATGTGAGCCTCGACGACCTTGCCGCCAGCCACGGTGTAGTACACGCGTACGTCGCAGGTGCCGGCCATGGCGGTGAACTGGTCGTTGGTAGCGGAGACGTCAACGTCGGTGTAGCCTACAGCGTAGTCGGTGACCAGCTCCACTTCGGCTTCACGGTTCCTGACCTGGGCGGGGCTGTCGGAATAGCTGTTCTGGCCGACCGTGATGACGGTCACCAGTACGCCACAGATGACAGCGAGTGTAGCCCACCACTCCAGGGCGGAGGCGTCGGTGGATTTGCGGTACGCGATGAGGCCGATGACGAGGGCGGCGATACTTCCGATGAGCCACTTAATCTCGCCGCTCGTCCAGTCGGTTGATGCGGCTGCTGCCAGGATGGACATGTACTCACGCTCCTAGAGTTCGGGGGTGAACCGGAGATGGAATAAGTATATTATGGCATATTGATTATAATTTTACAATACCCTGGTATGATTGACCTCGAGTATGCATACCCTTTTACGCGGCACTGACGACAAAGAAATAGAACAAGCCCTCGACGCCAGCTGGGATCAAGTGCCTGCCGGCAGCACGGTGTGGAGGCTGGACGTGGCGCACCACGGTGACGCTGATGCGCCCTCTTATCGTGCTTGGCAACAGGGGGATCGGCACCTGGCCGCACATATATTGCTGGCCGGCATTGGTCTACCGCACGACCCAGACGTACAGGCAGAACGGCACCAGCCGATGATCGACTTACTGGGCAGTATGCGCGCGTTTATAGACAAAGGTGGCAGATTAGAGCGCGTGGTGGTGATTGATCCTGCCGACCGCGAAGACCCCCTAGGGGGATTGGCCTGGCGCCACGAGCTGCTGTGGCCGCTGATTTATATGCCCCGGGGTGAAAGGGTCTGGCAGTTGTCGCACCAGGCGTGCAAAGAGGCGGGTGTCGTTGTACCTGATTACGATGTTAATGATTTTACGGCTACAATGTTCGAGACTTATTACGAAGAACCTCGTCGGCGCGTGTTCTACGATCTGGACCACCCAGAAGACCTGGGGCGTATACAGGCTGCATGGCAGCTTCGGGCTGTGGTCACCGAACTGATCAGGAGTGGCGCTGGTGTCGAACTGGAGCCTCTGGACGAGTCCCTCTGGTAACAACCACTGATCTCGAAACCTTCAAGAGCACTGGTTGTGGGCCTTTTTCTCTTGTTCTTGGTGGTCTCCCTAAAGGGAGGACAAGAATGAGAAAGGTATAACGGCCCGAACCTTGTATAGCAGTGCTTGGCACTACGTGCGGTGACAGTACTCGCTCGGCTTCACGCCGTCGTCGATGGCGCTCAACAAGGTGAGAGGGAGGCGCATGCCACCAGGCTCATCCTGGAAGAACGTCTTCGTCACGCCGTCGTCGTTGACGCGGTACTGGACACGGCAGTCGCCCTTCCAGTCCTCGGCGGTGAAGCTGAACTCGCCACCATTCCACCCTGAGGCGTAGACCTTGTCGATCTCGTAGTCGAGATCGTGGCTCTGCTCGTACTCCTGGAGGAGCACTTGGTGCTCGTCTTCCTGGATGTCGCTCAGGCGGCCATCGTGCGTGACGGTCGGGGTCAGCAGACCGATGAAGAACCACACGAAGATGGCGATGACCCATGCGGCCCAACGAGGAATGGCCTCGTAGTTCCGACGGTAGTCCTGGTAATGGGCGTAGCTCACCAGCGCGAGGCAAGCGAGCGGGATGCCGACCATCAGGGCGATCTGCCATCCCTCGAAGGGGATGGAGCGCGTCACTGCAAGCATCACAGTCTCCTAACTGCTGCTAGGGGTGTCTCATCGATTGAAGAAACTATATAATTATAGCATTTTTTATAATATAAGTCAACATCCCTCACCCCCGTTGCTAGCTTTTGTTACAGGGTAGGCTACTCGTCAGTCCATATCAGGGGTGGTATGATATATCAAATGATTGAAATCTTGGATCTTGTGGCCCGAGCCGGCGGTGGCGGTTCCAGCGGCGGCGGCGGTGGTGGCGTGGGAATTGTTGTGCTGCCATTGATACTTTTTAGCATAGTGGCCTCTCGGTGGGTGCGCAAGAAGAGGATCAAGAAAGCCCGGTCCAAGCAAAAGGCTGCTTTGGCCAAAGATCCTACCTGGTCAGAAGAGGTTATACAGCAAACCGCTGGCAACATCTTTTACGCCTTCCAGAAGGACTGGAGTGATTTTAATACCGACAGCATGAAGGCCTATCTGACGCCCCGATATCATTATCACACTTCCCTCATGCTGAACGCACTGTGGCACATGAATCGTCGCAACGAGATGCGAGACGTCAACCTAAAAAGCGTGACGCTGTTTGACGTGCATGACAATGCCGACGATGAACTAGATCGCTTCACGGTCGAGATCAGGGCTTCGGCAACCGACAATTTACTAGATATGGCCACTGGCAAGCTGCTGCATGGTACTTTTCCGGCGTTCGAAGAATTGTGGCACTTTGAGCGAGAGGGCAAGACCTGGATGCTGGACTCGGTTACCCAGATAAATAGAGACAGCCTGATTGTTAAATACGACCCAGTGATCGACAAGAAATACGCCGATTTTGCCAAAGCCAATAAGTTCTTTTATAACGCCGACTTTGGCTGGCTGCTGATGCCGCTGCACGGTATTTTGTTTAGCGATGCCAGCTATGGCCGGTCGGACCTGAACCATCATGTCATCGGACTGTATCACAACCTGATAGTGCAGTTTTTTGAATATACTCCGCTTATCCAAAAGCAGGCACAGTTGAAAGATCACTTCAGGCACTTGTACCAACCGCGAAATCCCATGGCAAACTACACGGTGGCGCATACCACTCTCCCCAAGAGTTACGGCAATATACTAGTCGCCCGGCACAAGTCATCTGCATTTTTCAAGTTCTCCCCACAAGGGATGCACAAGATTACGCTGGAATGGCCCCAGTTCAATAAGCTGTTCGATGTCTATGCCACTGATATGGATAGGATCGCTAGTCTTGAACTGGTGCATCCAGCATTTATGGAGCAGCTGGTTGGCCTGTCTTTCAAGGTCAGTATCGAGGTGATTGGCACTGACTTGTATCTGTATTCTACCGATAAGTCCGCAGACTATCAGCAGATGCTGGATATTCTCAAAAAAGCTTTCAAAGAAATGAAGCTGTAGCCGGTTAGTAAAAGGTTTTGTCAAAGCCGGCACCCTTCAGGGTGTTTTTGTCGACTGGCTTGGCACTGAGGGTGATGGCATCCTGGCTGGCAATCAGCTCGGTGGGACGGGCAGGTGGTTGGCGGTCCTTGCTCATGACATGAATGTGGCTGATCACCAGGCTGTCTCCCACTGGATAATAGAGATACCGGACGTAATCATTGAGCCTGTTATAGAACTCTGCCTGGTAGTACGGGCCAATTTTGCGGCAGGCAACGTATCCCATGGAATTGCCGGGGGACGGACCACAGTTTGGCCCCATGAGCTGGTAGTCTGAGAGGCGCCCGACATGCATAGTGACACTTTGTTCGTGGTTTTTTTGGTAGCTAAAGTTGATAAGGCTGGGGTGGTCGGCGTTGAGGCCGTCGATCTCCATGTGAGGTGGTGGGCCCAGCCGTTCGTTAATTGTCCAGCCCGGAGGTAGCGATTGTGGTATGGCCGGCGTGAAGTCTAGTTTGGAATAAGCCTGGGCGTTTTTTTGGCTCAGGGTAACTTTGTCTATTCTGGACTGGCTGTTTATTTGCTCGACACGTCTGGCATTGGGTAACAAGTATAATCGATCGCTGCCGGGCGTAACTTCTGTGAAACTATCAAAATATTTCTGCCCACTGCTGCCACCTGCTGCTTTGATGTACAAAAATGTATTGCCAATGGTCACAAAACTTTCGTCTGTCGTAGATGGCATGCGCCGGCTTATGGTGTACACCGGTGCGCCCTGTAGGGTGCCTTTTTGAGTGCACGCGGAGGGGTAGTATGGTGTGATATCGGCAATGTTGGGACAAGCCGATGCCTTGAGTAGTGGGCTGGCCGGAAGGGCTACGATGATTGTCCAAGGGCCAAGGGGCTCATCTCGGTGGAGTACGAGCGTCTGGGCAGAGCTGTACATGAGTCCTCGGCCATATTTGGTGAATACTTGTTGCTTCTGAACCGGTACGCCAAACATAAAGCTTCTGTCATCTGAAAAGTGGGTGGCATCGGGCAGCCAGACCCGACTGGGGAGCCTGATAGCAAAG
It encodes the following:
- a CDS encoding AbrB/MazE/SpoVT family DNA-binding domain-containing protein, with protein sequence MKASIIKIGNSKGIRIPKKLLEETRLYNEADIVVEKGALVIRPIKAGNIDEGVMLSYTALAKEWDTPEEDKAWASLQ
- a CDS encoding type II toxin-antitoxin system PemK/MazF family toxin, with the protein product MGQLAIGTVVLINFPFADLRGYKKRPAMVVARSSLNTVILCQITSRRLPDVPSIELTKADFESGGLPITSYIRPDKLFTVDSSTAEKKLLGMMSAGRVEEVKTTARKLFE
- a CDS encoding NUDIX domain-containing protein; this encodes MDRHTRHVGTNILLVRDGKVLLPRRANTGWADGMLGIPGGHLEEGETARQAAVREIEEELGLRVDENRLRFFATAIVRTNREYIYTEFYIELEVGENPVNQEPGKCSELVWCDPKNLPDDVQDIFKTIIKRGYIEKRHYLEIGY
- a CDS encoding NUDIX hydrolase, translated to MERSPLFVPVMLKLPDGQFVFERRTADAPYEPDKLGMFGGGLELGETVEECLRRELFDEETSLTPGDVTDLRHIKDYEIPAGEYPVDRYFSLYEGVVPNLDFEVHEGRGVEAYHLAELPHRLDLMATSVYLLRTVLQLY
- a CDS encoding NUDIX domain-containing protein, with the translated sequence MSEYELERPMVGLGLLVVRDDMILLGERQGSHGEGEWAGPGGHMEQGESFEDVVREFREEAGDHMVVKDIGFLCVTNVLRYMPEKHYVDIGMVATWVSGEPVVMEPDKLKRWGWHHMDNLPTPLMDGMENYIVAYRTGQTYFSAVMDGDA
- a CDS encoding TIM44-like domain-containing protein; this translates as MIEILDLVARAGGGGSSGGGGGGVGIVVLPLILFSIVASRWVRKKRIKKARSKQKAALAKDPTWSEEVIQQTAGNIFYAFQKDWSDFNTDSMKAYLTPRYHYHTSLMLNALWHMNRRNEMRDVNLKSVTLFDVHDNADDELDRFTVEIRASATDNLLDMATGKLLHGTFPAFEELWHFEREGKTWMLDSVTQINRDSLIVKYDPVIDKKYADFAKANKFFYNADFGWLLMPLHGILFSDASYGRSDLNHHVIGLYHNLIVQFFEYTPLIQKQAQLKDHFRHLYQPRNPMANYTVAHTTLPKSYGNILVARHKSSAFFKFSPQGMHKITLEWPQFNKLFDVYATDMDRIASLELVHPAFMEQLVGLSFKVSIEVIGTDLYLYSTDKSADYQQMLDILKKAFKEMKL